In Phaseolus vulgaris cultivar G19833 chromosome 7, P. vulgaris v2.0, whole genome shotgun sequence, the genomic stretch ATCACATAATCTTATTActgtaaaatataaaagatgttCAAGATTTAAAGTTTTCATCCATATTGTAAAAGTATATATCTCATTATACGGATTccatcaaaaaaattattatatatttttattaattatagacTATTACTTTTATTGTCATTATTAACGGATAAGAAGTTATCAATAATTCACTAACACccttcaatttaattttatcttctcgtttattatataaataaataaaaagaactGTACTATCACTTCTTGTACTTTTCTTTcgtttttaacttttatttttttgtcataAAATTGATGGTTCTATTCAATTACATTAGATAAGACAAGATTACGTTTTCCATAATCAGGattttaatttaagattttatataattttgtcaAGATATATTAATTAGACGCGGGTGAATTTAATATGTAACTAACTATTATcagtttgtttttattattattattatggtttGAATTTGAATAATGATCATTTgattaaatcattttaaatttaatttgatgagatcttatttaatgatattagtttgatatgattatattttttaagattgtatcttttcatttattaattattttattatattttataaaatcttaTTAAGATATAAGTATATATTTATCTATATATAGTATCTTTTCCAATTCATTCATTTCATTTATATAGTGAGAAGAGAAAAGTTTCAAACTCTTGAACGAAAAGTTAACTTGAATCCAAATTTTCTTTACTGTGAGAAGTGGTCTCAAATTAAGGAACTCTACAATCAAACAAGTGAGTTTAATCTagtgtttttcaatttttccaaTCCTTTTGTCTGATCATTTTGTCTTGTCTTTGTTTCATGTGCTGTCACAAATTCTGCAAATTGTTTATGTCTTGTTTGAAGTGTTTCTTTGAAGTTCATTATGATCATCTTTGTAAAACTGAAGCAAGATAGCTTATAGAATCATGATTTGTGAAATTGTTAAGATTCTTTGGTCTGCTTCTTTCTTAATTAACTCGCATTCGATCATCCAAATTTTGATTTTGGTTCATCTTCTTCTCAGTAACACCAATGGAAATGCAGTGGTCAATTGTAGATGATGGTTGTATAATTGATTTGATGGATTTGGGTCACCGCAACAACACCAACAATGACATCAATGCTGAATTTTTAAGATCAACAGAGGATGGTGGTGTTTATATCTTTGATTCCATGAACTTGGATCACAACAACAACATGCAAAACAATGGCAATAGAACTTTAAGATCATTCCAAGATGGTGTTTTCATCTTTGATTCCATGCAAAACAACAACAATTCTGGTCAAAATCTTGAAAGgttcaaaattgaagaaaaaagagaagagTCTTGTTGCATCTGTCTTGGAGAATTTTCAATTGGATCAAGAGCAATTCGCATGCCCCAACATGTTCTCATATCTTTCATCAACATTGCATCACAAAATGGCTCAACATCAGTCATACATGTCCTTTATGTCGCAGGAACATCTAACTACACCATTTTTCAATCTATAATCTTTGTGCTTAGGGTTTTCAATGTTCATTACCAATCACTTTGTCAATTGTAATATCCTATTGTTCTTTGATGATAATAAAGATTTGAGTTGTAATATTATGTATGAGTAAACttgattctctttttatttaaattttcatttaaagaTGTACTTTTATAACATTTCTTGAATGTGTAATCCATACACTTTTTAATACATTCTGAAAaacttttttttgaaaaatacaatttttttagaaaaacatTCTCATACCTTTATATAaagaagaattttaaaaaaatataaagattgataaaaaaattacttaatttcACGAAGTGAGACCTAAAAGATCTAATCCAAAATCTATTCAGACAAATATGTgtagtattattatttattggtaatttttattttttaaaaaactaataaataaatattaaaaatatatgcaaatcaattttaattagatCCTGCTAATAATGTCTAACTATttgttcattattttaaaataaattctacatATCAAATTTAGATTTGAGTTTTGTTTAATGAATGTGAACCgtctataaaataaacattcttataataattaattgttttatataaaattaagatatataataaatcaaatatatttggTAACGATGCATTTATCAAAATTTAGATTAACGATTCAACAGATAAGAATAGAATATTTGCGCTGAGGTAGGAAAGCATCTATGCTCTCAAAAGGATTCAAAATTTGTACAATAGAAATATAGGCATTTGTATAAATGGAACAAATAAAAACCATATATTGTTTTGCAGATTTTCTAGAGAAGTTATAACCGTAAGTAAATATGATTTAGTggaagaaaattataaaacttaaaatacaattttatgaTTGTATTTATAATGAGTAAAATAATCTACAAAAGAGTCATAAAGTTAATATAGCTAAATTAAACAACTAATTTCCTAATTGtaaataactaatatttatatcTTTGATAGCCCTTTAAGTTAGTCGGGTAAGTTGGATGATGTGTACAACACTTCTATCTTCGATTAACCCTACAAATATAAGTAAAATCAAAGAAAAGCAATAATGATATacgaaaaagaaaaactatCCCTCGAGGTTAATACCTTATCCTCCACTTTTATAATTGTGAAAATTGggattttaacatttttacattttttaaacaattataaatGAAGTAAAATCTCacttctttaaataattttagttgTAACATTTATCAGAGTGTTGTGATTGTTTTCAGGTATGAGGAGGGAGAAGGGAGGAAGTGTTTATTGTGTTTGTTTTAGTAGTTTTGAGGGTGAGAGAGTGGATTGGGAGAGTGATGAGAGCATTTTTCATTCCTCACACAAATAAAGAGATTTGTGTTTATTTGTGTTGATTACATATAAGATTCTTTATACTTTTGTGCAtgcattttattacaatatacaaaattaaatattacataaatttatttaataaattaaaaaatatttaattatactattaataacaacatataattttaaataatgaaaataataaaacaaaattataatatcaaaaaaacatatatagttatataaaataacaaatatatataataataaatattattttcataaattttaaaatatttaaataatttattttaatttaacacaaaaataatttatattatatttttttaattttttattgaaaaatacaagtattatggatattatatattagaaaaatttaattaattcaaacctacacaaaaaatatatcataattcattattcaaatattttttaataacaagagtaaatttgtaaacttatattttacatcttttaaaataatttttaaatttctttccaactatcacatcactcacaaattttcataaatcatCCTCACAAATTCACTTTATCATccttcaatccaaacaacctcacatatCCTCAAACATCTCTTCTAATCCTAACAAATTCACTCCCTTTTCCACAAATTtcctcctcaatccaaacacacatgTGGGAGGTATGGGATGCAAGAGTGCAattaagattatttaaaaatttatagttATGCTTAATTTAgagttatttaaatattttaaagagaaatatttttACTAATTTAGATGAATTAGTTAacagaaactaaaacaaaacctTACCAAAAATAGAATGATTAAAGGAAACTTACTCtaatttaacaaaatattttattttaaaatcttattttaagttttatattcATATCACATAATCTTATTACTGTATAGtataaaagattttcaagaTTTAAAGTTTTCCATATTGTAAAAGTATATATCTCATTATACGGattccataaaaaaattattatatatttttattaattatagactattactattattgttattataaacggatgaaaatatctttaaaatctAAGAAGTTAACAATCATTCACTAACACccttcaatttaattttatcttctcatttattacataaataaacaaaaagaacTGTATTACCACTTCTTGTACTTTTCTTTcgtttttaactttaaaatattgTCATAAAATTGATGGTTCTATTCAATTACATTAGATATCAACAAGATTACGTTTTCCGTCATGAGgatttcatttttatatatttagtttaagattttaaatGATTTCGTCAATATACATTTATTAGACGCGCCCCTATTTAATATGTAACTAactattgtcattttatttttaatattattattgattatggtttgaatttaaataatgattatttgattaaatcattttaaatttaatttgatgagatcttatttaatgatattagtTTGATATGATTTATCTTCTCATTTATTAAtgttttcatttaatattttattatatttcatagGATTTTATTAAGATGTAAGtatatatctatctatatatagtATCTTTTTCAATTCAAATCATTTCATTCCTATAGTGAGAAGAGAAAAGCTTCAAACTCTTGAACGAAAAGTTTACTTGAATTCGGATTTTCTTTACTGTGAAAGGTGATATCAAATCAAGGAACTCTACAATCAAACAAGTGAGTTTAATCTAATGTTTTTCAATCTTTCAAACCCTTTGGTTTGATCACTTTGTTTTGTCTTTGTTTCATGTGCTGTTACAAATTTTGCAATGTCTAGTTTGAAGTGTTTCTTTGAAGTTCATTATGATCATTTATgtaaaaattgaagaaagataACTTATAGAGTCATGGTTTGTGAAATTGCTTAAATTCTTTCGTGTGCTTGTTTCTTAATTAACTCGCATTCGATCATCCAAATTTTGATCTTGGTTCATCTTTTCTCAGTAACACCAATGGAAATGCAGTGGTCAATTGTAGATGATGGTTGTATCATTGATTTGCTGGATTTGGGTTACCGCAACAACACCAACAATGACATCAACGCTGAATTTTTAGGATCAACAGAAGATGGTGGTGTTTATATCTTTGATTCCATGAACTTGGACACAACAACATGCAGAACAATGGCAGTAGAACTTTAAGATCAACCCAAGATGGTGTTTTCATATTTGATTCCATGCAAAACAACCGCAATTATGTTCAAAATCTTGAAAGgttcaaaattgaagaaaaaacagaAGAGTCTTGTTGCATCTGTCTTGGGGAATTTTCAATTGGATCAAGAGCAATTCGCATGCCCCAACCATGTTCTCATATCTTTCATCAACATTGCATCACAAAATGGCTCAACATTAGTCACACATGTCCTTTATGTCGCAGGAACATCTAGCTACACCATTTTTTCAATCTATAACTTTTGTGCTTAGGTTTTTCAATGTTCATTACCAATCACTTTGTTAATTGTAATATCCTATTGTTCTTTGATGGTAATAAAGATTTGAGTTGTAATATTAAGTATGAGTAAAATGGATTTTcttgttatttgaatttttcatTTAAAGATGTACTTTTATAACATTTCTTGAATGTGATACACTTTTTAATACATTCTCAAAAACattcttttgaaaaatacaattttttagaaaatacattttataaagaagagtttaaaaAGAATGTAAAGATGGATAAAAACAATTACTTAATTCGGTGAAGTGAGACCTAAAAGATCTAATCCAAAATCTATTTAGGAAAATATGtatacttttattatatattggtaatgtttattttcttataaactaataaataaatattaaaaatattaaaaatataagcaaatcaattttaattagattCCGCTAATAATGTCAAACTATttgttcattattttaaaataaattatacatatcaaatttagatttgaattttgtttaatGAATGCGAACCgtctataaaaaaaacattcttataattattaattgttttataaaaaattaagaaatataataaatcaaatatatttgATAATGATGCATATATCAAAATTTAGATTAACGATTGTATCAACAGATGAAAGAAGTGTATGCTTATCAATAGTTAACAGTACTATTTTTAAAGTACAAACTTTTCGTTTTAGAAAAttcaaatctataaaaaaaaattatgtataatttgtttttatcatTGGGATATTACTGTGAAGCATTTGCAATTCTTTTTTAAAACTCAAGAACCTTGTAAAAGCAATTGAACACTATTCCATCTGCttataattttatgaaaaaaatattgaaaccaataattaaatatcaatttatatcAAACATGTACAAAAGAATGTTCATATATTTTCAGTAATTAATGTAAACCTTGGAACATATCAAGAATAGAATATTTGCGTCGAGGTAGGAAAGTATCTATGTTGTGAAAAGATTCAaaatttgtataataataaataataaaacaaaattagaatatcaacaaaacataaaacatatatagttatataaaataaaaaatatatataataataaatataattttcataaactttaatatatttaataaatttatttcaatttaatataaaaatatttttattatatttttttattgaaaatacaattaattatggatattatatattagaataatttaattaattaaaacctacacaaaataatatatcataatttttattcaaacattttttaataatatgggTAAATTCGTAAACTTCCATTTtacatctttaaaataatttctaaatttcttcCCAAGTAtaacatcactcacaaattttcataaatcatCCTTACAAATTCATTCTATCATCcatcaatccaaacaacctcacatatTCTCACACATCATCTCTAATCTTCACAAATCCACTCACTTCTCTCTCCTCCCCACAAATCttctcctcaatccaaacacgattGGTCGGAAGTATGAAGTGTAAGAGTgcaattaaagttattttaaaaatttaaaattataccaaatttagagttatttaaaatttttaagaatattaaaattgacttttaacaattaatataaaaatgcaTTATAGAAGTATATAAAAGTGCATGATAGAAGTATAGAGGTAGAGAAAAAAATTCACTAATTTAGATGAATCAGTTCAATGGTCGATGGACCAACAGATATAAAAGGAAACCTTACCAAAAATAGAATGATTAAAGAAATCTTACTCTAatgttaacaaaatattttattttaaaatcttattttaagttttatattcatatctcataatattattACTGTAAAGTATAAAAGATGTTCAAGATTTAAAGTTTTCCATATTGTAATATATCTCATTATACGGATTCcatgaaaaaattattctatatttttattaattatagactattactattattgttattattaacggatgaaaatatctttaaaatctAAGAAGTTAACAATCATTCACTAACACccttcaatttaattttatcttttcatttattatataaataaacaaaaagaacTGTATTACCACTTCTTGTACTTTTCTTTcgtttttaactttaaaatattgTCATAAAATTGATGGTTCTATTCAATTACATTAGATATCGACAAGATAACATTTTCCATCATGAGgatttcatttttatatatttagtttaagattttaaatGATTTCGTCAAGATATATTAGTTAGACGCGCCCCTATTTAATATGTAACTAactattatcattttatttttactattattattatggtTTGAATTTGAATAATGATCATTTgaataaatcattttaatttaatttgatgagatcttatttaatgatattagtTTGAcatgattatattttttaagattgtatcttttcatttattaattatttcatttaatattttattatatttcataaGATTTTATTAAGATGTAAGtatatatctatctatatatagtATCTTTTTCTATTCATTCATTTCATTCCTATATTCCTATAGTGAGAAGAGAAAAGTTTCAAATTCTTGAACAAAAAGTTAACTCgaattcaatttttctttagtGTGAGAGGTGGTCTCAAATTAAGGAACTCTACAATCAAACAAGTGAGTTTAATCTAATGTTTTTCAATCTTTCTAACCCTTTTGTCCGATCATTTTGTCTTGTCTATTTTTCATGTGCTGTCACAAATTCTGCAATTTGTTTATGTCTTATTTGAAGTGTTTCTTTGAAGTTTATTATGATCATTTATGTAAAAACTAAAGCAAGATAGCTTATAGAATCATGGTTTGTGaaattgttcaaattatttggtCTACTTGTTTCTTAATTAACTCGCATTCGATCATCCAAATTCTCATCTTGGTTCATCTTCTTCTCAGTAACAGCAATGGAAATGCAGTGGTCAATTGTAGATGATGGTTGTATCATTGATTTGATGGATTTGGGTCACCGCACCAACACCAACAATGACATCAATGCTGAATTTTTAAGATCAACAGAAGATGGTGGTGTTTATATCTTTGATTCCATGAACTTGGATCACAACAACAACATGTTGAACAATGGCAGTAGAACTTTAAGATCAACCCAAGATGGTGTTTTCATCTTTGATTCCATGCAAAACAACCACAATTATGTTCAAAATCTTGAAAGgttcaaaattgaagaaaaaacagaAGAGTCTTGTTGCATCTGTCTTGGGGAATTTTCAATTGGATCAAGAGCGATTCGCATGCCGCAACCATGTTCTCATATCTTTCATCAACATTGCATCACAAAATGGCTCAACATAAGTCACACATGTCCTTTATGCCGCAGGAATATCTAGCTACACCATTTTTCAATCTATAATCTTTGTGCTTAGGTTTTTGAATGTTCATTACCAATCACTTTGTCAATTGTAATATCCCATTGTTCTTTaatgataataaagatttgAGTTGTAATATTAAGTATGCTTAAACTTGATTCTCTtattatttgagtttttcatttAAAGATTTTCTTTTATAACATTTCCTAAATGTGTCA encodes the following:
- the LOC137829033 gene encoding NEP1-interacting protein-like 1, yielding MEMQWSIVDDGCIIDLMDLGHRTNTNNDINAEFLRSTEDGGVYIFDSMNLDHNNNMLNNGSRTLRSTQDGVFIFDSMQNNHNYVQNLERFKIEEKTEESCCICLGEFSIGSRAIRMPQPCSHIFHQHCITKWLNISHTCPLCRRNI